From the genome of Helicobacter pylori, one region includes:
- the hemA gene encoding glutamyl-tRNA reductase, whose translation MELETHLSKYFTLAFTHKSMSLEMREKLAINSSATLKEFLQTIKNHCPNIKECMVLSTCNRFEIYASLKHGAHANEQKSALLKILAQNKKMSVSDLERCVLMSTDESAVHHVFSVCSSLDSLVVGETQITGQMKNAYKFAFEEKFCSKDLTRLLHFAFKCAAKVRNLTGISKQGVSISSVAVKEALNIFEKERIKDKKALVIGLGEMAQLVIKHLLNKQFEALVLGRNAAKFEDFIKELEEPKKVSFQNIENLNAYINEYELLFCATSSPDFIVQNRMLKETIFRRFWFDLAVPRNIEKPIFNNIFLYSVDDLEPMVRENVENRQESRTKAYEIVGLATMEFYQWIQSLEVEPVIKDLRELARISAQKELQKALKKRYVPKEYESNIEKILHNAFNTFLHHPTIALKKNAQKEESDVLVGAIKNLFNLDKSNANHAQNLNLYKCEYYEE comes from the coding sequence ATGGAGTTAGAAACTCATTTGTCAAAATATTTCACCCTAGCCTTTACGCATAAGAGCATGAGCTTAGAAATGCGAGAAAAACTCGCTATCAATTCGAGCGCAACGCTTAAAGAATTTTTACAAACCATTAAAAACCATTGCCCTAACATCAAAGAGTGCATGGTGTTATCCACATGCAATCGCTTTGAAATCTATGCGAGCTTAAAACACGGCGCTCATGCTAATGAACAAAAAAGCGCGTTATTAAAAATTTTGGCTCAAAATAAAAAAATGAGCGTGTCTGATTTAGAAAGATGCGTTTTAATGAGCACTGATGAAAGCGCAGTCCATCATGTCTTTAGCGTGTGCAGCAGTTTAGATAGCCTAGTAGTGGGGGAAACTCAAATCACAGGGCAGATGAAAAACGCCTATAAATTCGCTTTTGAAGAGAAATTTTGCTCCAAAGATTTGACCCGATTGCTCCATTTTGCTTTCAAATGCGCCGCTAAAGTGCGGAATCTAACCGGTATTTCCAAACAAGGGGTCTCCATTTCTTCAGTGGCGGTCAAAGAAGCGCTTAATATTTTTGAAAAAGAAAGGATTAAGGATAAAAAAGCCCTTGTGATAGGGCTTGGCGAGATGGCTCAATTAGTCATCAAACACCTTTTAAACAAGCAATTTGAAGCACTTGTTTTAGGGCGTAATGCGGCTAAATTTGAAGATTTTATCAAAGAATTAGAAGAGCCTAAAAAAGTGAGCTTTCAAAATATAGAAAATTTAAACGCTTATATCAATGAATACGAACTGCTTTTTTGCGCCACTTCTTCGCCGGATTTTATCGTGCAAAATCGCATGTTAAAAGAAACGATTTTCAGGCGTTTTTGGTTTGATTTAGCCGTGCCACGGAATATTGAAAAGCCAATATTCAATAATATTTTCTTATACAGCGTGGATGATTTAGAGCCTATGGTGAGGGAAAATGTAGAAAACAGGCAAGAAAGCCGAACGAAAGCTTATGAGATTGTAGGGCTTGCCACAATGGAGTTTTACCAATGGATCCAAAGTTTGGAAGTAGAGCCTGTGATTAAGGATTTGAGGGAATTAGCCAGGATTTCAGCCCAAAAGGAATTGCAAAAAGCGCTTAAAAAACGCTATGTGCCTAAAGAATACGAAAGCAATATTGAAAAAATTTTGCACAACGCTTTCAATACCTTTTTACACCACCCTACTATCGCCTTAAAAAAGAACGCTCAAAAAGAAGAATCCGATGTGCTTGTGGGCGCGATTAAAAACTTGTTTAATTTAGACAAATCTAACGCTAATCATGCCCAGAATTTGAATCTCTATAAATGCGAATATTACGAGGAATAA